A genomic region of Papaver somniferum cultivar HN1 chromosome 7, ASM357369v1, whole genome shotgun sequence contains the following coding sequences:
- the LOC113300517 gene encoding protein ALWAYS EARLY 2-like isoform X3, translating to MATRKYRSINNKQFGKLNEESPDIDGGSGGNKSRQRKRKLTDMLGPQWSNEDLKRFYEAFRKYDKDWKKVAGAVRNRSAEMVEALYHMNRAYLSLPVEKASVAGLTAMMTDHYSMLHGSESDRESDDAPGVSQKPAKRARAKYQVNGSKGTDANVPDFLKLPPVSSNNGCFSVKKRRTIGGRHAVGKRTPRYPVSHTSDKHESEKFVTPNKRGLKSDLDEHDEEVSHGEVLTLAEALQRAASPQVSDTPKRRSEHLRPPSSRKSERRKQFDWEKSSTKHRVITDENYLEDSLGSGETENGDFYRNSSYMMDARGVGTVGVQKKANKSLGRKPNRDEDWEACSGTNEGLNLSYVKEQPENEVTDSRYGRPRKKNKHLKEDVKQALDGLTLLANMSLKIGQASADGSESSVQFKEERGRGSRGHLDNFSRHETFSTNRQRDKSNFSGVKEKSLREVEVTTSKSSRSTKVSTFDVNFLTEEKKPRSQTTIKMQKLKRKHLASKMQSPTNESNTDLLPDEREQTEALEEYVKRSTMKAKRVGPAAVVPKQGNSFKPPELTSSNADPVRPGTDAALSTEKVPTPSQVFLPTKYTSRRKMNLQKALIHRVSNFFEDLGNKRPGKHTSQDGTLDIKEKLCRCLSSPMLRRWCAFEWFYNAIDYPWFAKKEFVEYLNHVRLGHVPRLTRAEWGVIRSSLGKPRRLSQQFLREEKEKLEQYRESVRTHYTELRNGTRDGLPTDLARPLSVGQRVIACHPRTREFHDGSVLTVDRNRCRVQFDRHELGVEFVMDIDCMPLNALENMPEALRRQNIAAGRLSENLNDPKLNNQSKDKTTGGYKSIAPCAKLETTDVSSQISSPIYPTNTLIKKAEGDTVSDIAEAKAAANEMKAAYTQPCSLAQLQAREADTRALSELSRALEKKEALVSELSRMNDEVQENQIYGENSLKDYDPFKKQYAKVSSDLIYLRKRNTYQGDSPPWQTSKPGSGVPVGPFNSIDASGFLPQEAASHVVGILESSRVKAQTMVDVAVQELLSCKDGEDAFGSIGEALDSASTHKNGTEVRSFTSTDPINGGSFHYQDAATNSHISKPVTAVYSNGITQNNSTFDANEVQIPKDLISSCLATLLMVQTCTEERQYPPAEVAQILDSAFTSLHPCCSQNLPIYQDIRLCMGLVKNQILALIPT from the exons ATGGCGACAAGGAAATACAGAAGTATAAATAATAAACAGTTTGGTAAGCTCAATGAGGAGTCTCCGGATATAGATGGAGGCAGTGGAGGGAACAAAAGTAGACAAAGG AAGAGGAAACTAACTGACATGTTAGGACCCCAGTGGAGCAATGAAGATCTTAAACGCTTCTATGAAGCATTTAGGAAATATGACAAAGACTGGAAAAAG GTAGCTGGTGCGGTGCGTAACAGATCCGCAGAAATGGTGGAGGCTCTGTACCATATGAACAGG GCATACTTATCTCTTCCAGTGGAGAAGGCATCAGTAGCTGGACTAACAGCAATGATGACTGACCATTACAGCATGCTG CATGGGAGTGAAAGTGACCGAGAAAGTGATGATGCCCCAGGGGTATCCCAAAAGCCGGCAAAGCGTGCTCGCGCAAAATATCAAGTTAATGGCTCAAAAGGAACGGATGCCAACGTTCCTGATTTTCTGAAGCTTCCACCGGTTTCATCAAACAATGGGTGTTTCTCGGTGAAGAAGAGGCGCACTATTG GTGGTCGACATGCTGTTGGGAAAAGAACACCTCGGTATCCTGTTTCTCATACATCTGATAAACATGAAAGCGAAAAGTTTGTTACACCCAATAAACGGGGTCTAAAGTCAGATTTAGATGAGCATGATGAAGAAGTTTCCCATGGGGAGGTATTAACACTGGCGGAGGCTTTGCAAAGAGCGGCTTCTCCTCAAGTTTCTGATACACCTAAGAGAAGATCAGAACACCTTAGACCCCCGTCTTCTCGTAAAAGTGAACGGAGGAAG CAATTTGATTGGGAGAAGAGCAGCACTAAGCATCGTGTTATAACTGATGAGAACTATTTAGAGGATAGTTTAGGGAGCGGGGAAACTGAAAATGGAGATTTTTACCGAAACTCTAGCTACATGATGGATGCCAGGGGTGTTGGTACAGTGGGTGTTCAAAAGAAGGCAAATAAATCTCTTGGAAGAAAACCAAATCGTGATGAAGATTGGGAAGCATGTAGTGGCACAAATGAAGGGCTTAATTTGAGTTATGTGAAAGAACAGCCTGAAAATGAGGTTACAGATTCAAGATATGGACGACctagaaagaaaaacaaacaccTCAAAGAAGATG TAAAGCAAGCACTAGATGGTCTAACTTTGTTGGCTAATATGTCTCTGAAGATTGGGCAAGCATCTGCAGACGGATCTG AGTCGTCAGTGCAGTTCAAGGAAGAAAGGGGAAGGGGAAGTCGTGGTCATCTTGATAACTTTAGCAGACATGAAACCTTTTCGACAAATCGTCAAAGGGATAAATCGAATTTCTCAGGGGTTAAAGAGAAGTCTCTACGTGAGGTTGAGGTAACTACCTCGAAAAGTTCTAGATCAACTAAAGTCTCGACTTTTGACGTTAATTTTCTCACTGAAGAAAAGAAACCACGTTCGCAGACTACCATCAAAATGCAAAAACTGAAACGGAAACATTTAGCATCAAAA ATGCAGAGTCCAACAAATGAAAGTAATACTGACTTGCTTCCAGATGAACGCGAACAAACCGAA GCCCTCGAAGAATATGTAAAGAGATCTACTATGAAAGCTAAACGTGTTGGTCCAGCTGCTGTTGTTCCTAAACAAGGGAACTCTTTCAAACCTCCTGAACTTACTTCTTCAAATGCTGATCCAGTTAGACCAGGGACTGATGCAGCTTTATCAACTGAAAAAGTTCCCACTCCAAGCCAGGTTTTCCTACCAACTAAATACACAAGTAGACGTAAGATGAATCTACAGAAGGCATTGATCCACAGAGTATCCAACTTTTTTGAGGATTTGGGTAATAAGCGACCTGGTAAACATACTTCTCAAGATGGCACACTCGATATCAAG GAAAAGCTTTGTCGTTGCCTGTCATCTCCAATGTTACGTAGATGGTGTGCTTTTGAATGGTTCTACAATGCAATTGATTACCCTTGGTTTGCTAAAAAGGAGTTTGTAGAGTACCTAAATCACGTTCGATTGGGCCATGTTCCAAGGTTAACTCGAGCTGAGTGGGGTGTAATAAGGAG CTCACTTGGCAAACCTCGAAGGTTATCACAACAATTCTTACGTGAAGAGAAGGAGAAACTTGAGCAGTACCGAGAATCCGTTAGAACACATTACACCGAATTGCGTAATGGCACAAGGGATGGACTACCAACAGATTTGGCCCGACCTCTGTCAGTTGGACAACGTGTTATTGCATGTCATCCCAGGACAAGAGAATTTCATGATGGAAGTGTATTAACAGTCGATCGTAATAGGTGTCGGGTTCAGTTTGATCGGCATGAGTTAGGAGTTGAGTTTGTTATG GATATTGACTGCATGCCTCTAAATGCACTTGAAAATATGCCTGAGGCACTTAGAAGGCAGAATATTGCTGCTGGTAGATTGTCTGAGAACTTAAATGATCCTAAGTTGAATAATCAATCCAAAGATAAGACAACTGGAGGTTACAAGAGCATTGCCCCTTGTGCGAAGCTGGAGACAACAGACGTTTCATCCCAAATATCGTCACCAATTTATCCTACGAACACTTTGATAAAGAAAGCAGAG GGAGATACTGTCAGTGACATTGCTGAAGCTAAAGCTGCAGCGAATGAAATGAAGGCTGCATATACTCAACCGTGTTCTCTGGCTCAGTTACAAGCAAGGGAAGCGGATACCCGAGCTCTTTCAGAGTTGAGTCGGGCTCTGGAGAAAAAG GAAGCATTGGTGTCGGAGCTTAGTCGTATGAATGACGAAGTACAGGAAAATCAAATATATGGAGAGAACTCTCTGAAGGATTATGATCCTTTTAAAAAACAATATGCCAAG GTTTCCTCTGATCTTATATATTTGAGAAAACGCAACACCTATCAAGGAGACTCCCCACCTTGGCAAACTTCAAAGCCAGGTTCAGGTGTGCCTGTTGGGCCATTCAATTCTATTGATGCCTCAGGTTTTCTCCCTCAAGAAGCAGCATCGCACGTGGTTGGAATTCTGGAAAGCTCGAGAGTGAAAGCGCAGACGATGGTAGACGTAGCGGTGCAG GAACTATTATCTTGTAAAGACGGAGAAGATGCTTTTGGAAGCATTGGGGAGGCTTTAGATTCTGCAAGTACTCATAAGAATGGAACAGAAGTGAGATCCTTCACTTCAACAGATCCGATAAATGGTGGCAGTTTCCATTATCAGGATGCTGCTACAAATTCTCACATATCAAAGCCAGTAACAGCAGTGTATTCAAATGGTATAACGCAGAACAACTCTACATTTGATGCCAATGAAGTACAAATTCCGAAGGACCTTATCTCCTCTTGCCTGGCCACTTTACTCATGGTTCAG ACATGTACGGAGGAGAGACAATATCCACCAGCTGAAGTGGCTCAGATTCTAGACTCCGCCTTTACAAGTTTGCATCCTTGTTGTTCTCAAAATCTTCCGATTTACCAAGATATTCGGTTGTGCATGGGTCTAGTCAAGAACCAAATATTGGCGCTTATACCAACCTAG
- the LOC113300517 gene encoding protein ALWAYS EARLY 2-like isoform X2, producing MATRKYRSINNKQFGKLNEESPDIDGGSGGNKSRQRKRKLTDMLGPQWSNEDLKRFYEAFRKYDKDWKKVAGAVRNRSAEMVEALYHMNRAYLSLPVEKASVAGLTAMMTDHYSMLHGSESDRESDDAPGVSQKPAKRARAKYQVNGSKGTDANVPDFLKLPPVSSNNGCFSVKKRRTIGGRHAVGKRTPRYPVSHTSDKHESEKFVTPNKRGLKSDLDEHDEEVSHGEVLTLAEALQRAASPQVSDTPKRRSEHLRPPSSRKSERRKQFDWEKSSTKHRVITDENYLEDSLGSGETENGDFYRNSSYMMDARGVGTVGVQKKANKSLGRKPNRDEDWEACSGTNEGLNLSYVKEQPENEVTDSRYGRPRKKNKHLKEDVKQALDGLTLLANMSLKIGQASADGSESSVQFKEERGRGSRGHLDNFSRHETFSTNRQRDKSNFSGVKEKSLREVEVTTSKSSRSTKVSTFDVNFLTEEKKPRSQTTIKMQKLKRKHLASKSPTNESNTDLLPDEREQTEALEEYVKRSTMKAKRVGPAAVVPKQGNSFKPPELTSSNADPVRPGTDAALSTEKVPTPSQVFLPTKYTSRRKMNLQKALIHRVSNFFEDLGNKRPGKHTSQDGTLDIKEKLCRCLSSPMLRRWCAFEWFYNAIDYPWFAKKEFVEYLNHVRLGHVPRLTRAEWGVIRSSLGKPRRLSQQFLREEKEKLEQYRESVRTHYTELRNGTRDGLPTDLARPLSVGQRVIACHPRTREFHDGSVLTVDRNRCRVQFDRHELGVEFVMDIDCMPLNALENMPEALRRQNIAAGRLSENLNDPKLNNQSKDKTTGGYKSIAPCAKLETTDVSSQISSPIYPTNTLIKKAEGDTVSDIAEAKAAANEMKAAYTQPCSLAQLQAREADTRALSELSRALEKKEALVSELSRMNDEVQENQIYGENSLKDYDPFKKQYAKVLIQLKDGNDQVSSDLIYLRKRNTYQGDSPPWQTSKPGSGVPVGPFNSIDASGFLPQEAASHVVGILESSRVKAQTMVDVAVQELLSCKDGEDAFGSIGEALDSASTHKNGTEVRSFTSTDPINGGSFHYQDAATNSHISKPVTAVYSNGITQNNSTFDANEVQIPKDLISSCLATLLMVQTCTEERQYPPAEVAQILDSAFTSLHPCCSQNLPIYQDIRLCMGLVKNQILALIPT from the exons ATGGCGACAAGGAAATACAGAAGTATAAATAATAAACAGTTTGGTAAGCTCAATGAGGAGTCTCCGGATATAGATGGAGGCAGTGGAGGGAACAAAAGTAGACAAAGG AAGAGGAAACTAACTGACATGTTAGGACCCCAGTGGAGCAATGAAGATCTTAAACGCTTCTATGAAGCATTTAGGAAATATGACAAAGACTGGAAAAAG GTAGCTGGTGCGGTGCGTAACAGATCCGCAGAAATGGTGGAGGCTCTGTACCATATGAACAGG GCATACTTATCTCTTCCAGTGGAGAAGGCATCAGTAGCTGGACTAACAGCAATGATGACTGACCATTACAGCATGCTG CATGGGAGTGAAAGTGACCGAGAAAGTGATGATGCCCCAGGGGTATCCCAAAAGCCGGCAAAGCGTGCTCGCGCAAAATATCAAGTTAATGGCTCAAAAGGAACGGATGCCAACGTTCCTGATTTTCTGAAGCTTCCACCGGTTTCATCAAACAATGGGTGTTTCTCGGTGAAGAAGAGGCGCACTATTG GTGGTCGACATGCTGTTGGGAAAAGAACACCTCGGTATCCTGTTTCTCATACATCTGATAAACATGAAAGCGAAAAGTTTGTTACACCCAATAAACGGGGTCTAAAGTCAGATTTAGATGAGCATGATGAAGAAGTTTCCCATGGGGAGGTATTAACACTGGCGGAGGCTTTGCAAAGAGCGGCTTCTCCTCAAGTTTCTGATACACCTAAGAGAAGATCAGAACACCTTAGACCCCCGTCTTCTCGTAAAAGTGAACGGAGGAAG CAATTTGATTGGGAGAAGAGCAGCACTAAGCATCGTGTTATAACTGATGAGAACTATTTAGAGGATAGTTTAGGGAGCGGGGAAACTGAAAATGGAGATTTTTACCGAAACTCTAGCTACATGATGGATGCCAGGGGTGTTGGTACAGTGGGTGTTCAAAAGAAGGCAAATAAATCTCTTGGAAGAAAACCAAATCGTGATGAAGATTGGGAAGCATGTAGTGGCACAAATGAAGGGCTTAATTTGAGTTATGTGAAAGAACAGCCTGAAAATGAGGTTACAGATTCAAGATATGGACGACctagaaagaaaaacaaacaccTCAAAGAAGATG TAAAGCAAGCACTAGATGGTCTAACTTTGTTGGCTAATATGTCTCTGAAGATTGGGCAAGCATCTGCAGACGGATCTG AGTCGTCAGTGCAGTTCAAGGAAGAAAGGGGAAGGGGAAGTCGTGGTCATCTTGATAACTTTAGCAGACATGAAACCTTTTCGACAAATCGTCAAAGGGATAAATCGAATTTCTCAGGGGTTAAAGAGAAGTCTCTACGTGAGGTTGAGGTAACTACCTCGAAAAGTTCTAGATCAACTAAAGTCTCGACTTTTGACGTTAATTTTCTCACTGAAGAAAAGAAACCACGTTCGCAGACTACCATCAAAATGCAAAAACTGAAACGGAAACATTTAGCATCAAAA AGTCCAACAAATGAAAGTAATACTGACTTGCTTCCAGATGAACGCGAACAAACCGAA GCCCTCGAAGAATATGTAAAGAGATCTACTATGAAAGCTAAACGTGTTGGTCCAGCTGCTGTTGTTCCTAAACAAGGGAACTCTTTCAAACCTCCTGAACTTACTTCTTCAAATGCTGATCCAGTTAGACCAGGGACTGATGCAGCTTTATCAACTGAAAAAGTTCCCACTCCAAGCCAGGTTTTCCTACCAACTAAATACACAAGTAGACGTAAGATGAATCTACAGAAGGCATTGATCCACAGAGTATCCAACTTTTTTGAGGATTTGGGTAATAAGCGACCTGGTAAACATACTTCTCAAGATGGCACACTCGATATCAAG GAAAAGCTTTGTCGTTGCCTGTCATCTCCAATGTTACGTAGATGGTGTGCTTTTGAATGGTTCTACAATGCAATTGATTACCCTTGGTTTGCTAAAAAGGAGTTTGTAGAGTACCTAAATCACGTTCGATTGGGCCATGTTCCAAGGTTAACTCGAGCTGAGTGGGGTGTAATAAGGAG CTCACTTGGCAAACCTCGAAGGTTATCACAACAATTCTTACGTGAAGAGAAGGAGAAACTTGAGCAGTACCGAGAATCCGTTAGAACACATTACACCGAATTGCGTAATGGCACAAGGGATGGACTACCAACAGATTTGGCCCGACCTCTGTCAGTTGGACAACGTGTTATTGCATGTCATCCCAGGACAAGAGAATTTCATGATGGAAGTGTATTAACAGTCGATCGTAATAGGTGTCGGGTTCAGTTTGATCGGCATGAGTTAGGAGTTGAGTTTGTTATG GATATTGACTGCATGCCTCTAAATGCACTTGAAAATATGCCTGAGGCACTTAGAAGGCAGAATATTGCTGCTGGTAGATTGTCTGAGAACTTAAATGATCCTAAGTTGAATAATCAATCCAAAGATAAGACAACTGGAGGTTACAAGAGCATTGCCCCTTGTGCGAAGCTGGAGACAACAGACGTTTCATCCCAAATATCGTCACCAATTTATCCTACGAACACTTTGATAAAGAAAGCAGAG GGAGATACTGTCAGTGACATTGCTGAAGCTAAAGCTGCAGCGAATGAAATGAAGGCTGCATATACTCAACCGTGTTCTCTGGCTCAGTTACAAGCAAGGGAAGCGGATACCCGAGCTCTTTCAGAGTTGAGTCGGGCTCTGGAGAAAAAG GAAGCATTGGTGTCGGAGCTTAGTCGTATGAATGACGAAGTACAGGAAAATCAAATATATGGAGAGAACTCTCTGAAGGATTATGATCCTTTTAAAAAACAATATGCCAAGGTACTCATACAGCTCAAGGACGGCAATGATCAG GTTTCCTCTGATCTTATATATTTGAGAAAACGCAACACCTATCAAGGAGACTCCCCACCTTGGCAAACTTCAAAGCCAGGTTCAGGTGTGCCTGTTGGGCCATTCAATTCTATTGATGCCTCAGGTTTTCTCCCTCAAGAAGCAGCATCGCACGTGGTTGGAATTCTGGAAAGCTCGAGAGTGAAAGCGCAGACGATGGTAGACGTAGCGGTGCAG GAACTATTATCTTGTAAAGACGGAGAAGATGCTTTTGGAAGCATTGGGGAGGCTTTAGATTCTGCAAGTACTCATAAGAATGGAACAGAAGTGAGATCCTTCACTTCAACAGATCCGATAAATGGTGGCAGTTTCCATTATCAGGATGCTGCTACAAATTCTCACATATCAAAGCCAGTAACAGCAGTGTATTCAAATGGTATAACGCAGAACAACTCTACATTTGATGCCAATGAAGTACAAATTCCGAAGGACCTTATCTCCTCTTGCCTGGCCACTTTACTCATGGTTCAG ACATGTACGGAGGAGAGACAATATCCACCAGCTGAAGTGGCTCAGATTCTAGACTCCGCCTTTACAAGTTTGCATCCTTGTTGTTCTCAAAATCTTCCGATTTACCAAGATATTCGGTTGTGCATGGGTCTAGTCAAGAACCAAATATTGGCGCTTATACCAACCTAG
- the LOC113300517 gene encoding protein ALWAYS EARLY 2-like isoform X4: protein MATRKYRSINNKQFGKLNEESPDIDGGSGGNKSRQRKRKLTDMLGPQWSNEDLKRFYEAFRKYDKDWKKVAGAVRNRSAEMVEALYHMNRAYLSLPVEKASVAGLTAMMTDHYSMLHGSESDRESDDAPGVSQKPAKRARAKYQVNGSKGTDANVPDFLKLPPVSSNNGCFSVKKRRTIGGRHAVGKRTPRYPVSHTSDKHESEKFVTPNKRGLKSDLDEHDEEVSHGEVLTLAEALQRAASPQVSDTPKRRSEHLRPPSSRKSERRKQFDWEKSSTKHRVITDENYLEDSLGSGETENGDFYRNSSYMMDARGVGTVGVQKKANKSLGRKPNRDEDWEACSGTNEGLNLSYVKEQPENEVTDSRYGRPRKKNKHLKEDVKQALDGLTLLANMSLKIGQASADGSESSVQFKEERGRGSRGHLDNFSRHETFSTNRQRDKSNFSGVKEKSLREVETTIKMQKLKRKHLASKMQSPTNESNTDLLPDEREQTEALEEYVKRSTMKAKRVGPAAVVPKQGNSFKPPELTSSNADPVRPGTDAALSTEKVPTPSQVFLPTKYTSRRKMNLQKALIHRVSNFFEDLGNKRPGKHTSQDGTLDIKEKLCRCLSSPMLRRWCAFEWFYNAIDYPWFAKKEFVEYLNHVRLGHVPRLTRAEWGVIRSSLGKPRRLSQQFLREEKEKLEQYRESVRTHYTELRNGTRDGLPTDLARPLSVGQRVIACHPRTREFHDGSVLTVDRNRCRVQFDRHELGVEFVMDIDCMPLNALENMPEALRRQNIAAGRLSENLNDPKLNNQSKDKTTGGYKSIAPCAKLETTDVSSQISSPIYPTNTLIKKAEGDTVSDIAEAKAAANEMKAAYTQPCSLAQLQAREADTRALSELSRALEKKEALVSELSRMNDEVQENQIYGENSLKDYDPFKKQYAKVLIQLKDGNDQVSSDLIYLRKRNTYQGDSPPWQTSKPGSGVPVGPFNSIDASGFLPQEAASHVVGILESSRVKAQTMVDVAVQELLSCKDGEDAFGSIGEALDSASTHKNGTEVRSFTSTDPINGGSFHYQDAATNSHISKPVTAVYSNGITQNNSTFDANEVQIPKDLISSCLATLLMVQTCTEERQYPPAEVAQILDSAFTSLHPCCSQNLPIYQDIRLCMGLVKNQILALIPT from the exons ATGGCGACAAGGAAATACAGAAGTATAAATAATAAACAGTTTGGTAAGCTCAATGAGGAGTCTCCGGATATAGATGGAGGCAGTGGAGGGAACAAAAGTAGACAAAGG AAGAGGAAACTAACTGACATGTTAGGACCCCAGTGGAGCAATGAAGATCTTAAACGCTTCTATGAAGCATTTAGGAAATATGACAAAGACTGGAAAAAG GTAGCTGGTGCGGTGCGTAACAGATCCGCAGAAATGGTGGAGGCTCTGTACCATATGAACAGG GCATACTTATCTCTTCCAGTGGAGAAGGCATCAGTAGCTGGACTAACAGCAATGATGACTGACCATTACAGCATGCTG CATGGGAGTGAAAGTGACCGAGAAAGTGATGATGCCCCAGGGGTATCCCAAAAGCCGGCAAAGCGTGCTCGCGCAAAATATCAAGTTAATGGCTCAAAAGGAACGGATGCCAACGTTCCTGATTTTCTGAAGCTTCCACCGGTTTCATCAAACAATGGGTGTTTCTCGGTGAAGAAGAGGCGCACTATTG GTGGTCGACATGCTGTTGGGAAAAGAACACCTCGGTATCCTGTTTCTCATACATCTGATAAACATGAAAGCGAAAAGTTTGTTACACCCAATAAACGGGGTCTAAAGTCAGATTTAGATGAGCATGATGAAGAAGTTTCCCATGGGGAGGTATTAACACTGGCGGAGGCTTTGCAAAGAGCGGCTTCTCCTCAAGTTTCTGATACACCTAAGAGAAGATCAGAACACCTTAGACCCCCGTCTTCTCGTAAAAGTGAACGGAGGAAG CAATTTGATTGGGAGAAGAGCAGCACTAAGCATCGTGTTATAACTGATGAGAACTATTTAGAGGATAGTTTAGGGAGCGGGGAAACTGAAAATGGAGATTTTTACCGAAACTCTAGCTACATGATGGATGCCAGGGGTGTTGGTACAGTGGGTGTTCAAAAGAAGGCAAATAAATCTCTTGGAAGAAAACCAAATCGTGATGAAGATTGGGAAGCATGTAGTGGCACAAATGAAGGGCTTAATTTGAGTTATGTGAAAGAACAGCCTGAAAATGAGGTTACAGATTCAAGATATGGACGACctagaaagaaaaacaaacaccTCAAAGAAGATG TAAAGCAAGCACTAGATGGTCTAACTTTGTTGGCTAATATGTCTCTGAAGATTGGGCAAGCATCTGCAGACGGATCTG AGTCGTCAGTGCAGTTCAAGGAAGAAAGGGGAAGGGGAAGTCGTGGTCATCTTGATAACTTTAGCAGACATGAAACCTTTTCGACAAATCGTCAAAGGGATAAATCGAATTTCTCAGGGGTTAAAGAGAAGTCTCTACGTGAGGTTGAG ACTACCATCAAAATGCAAAAACTGAAACGGAAACATTTAGCATCAAAA ATGCAGAGTCCAACAAATGAAAGTAATACTGACTTGCTTCCAGATGAACGCGAACAAACCGAA GCCCTCGAAGAATATGTAAAGAGATCTACTATGAAAGCTAAACGTGTTGGTCCAGCTGCTGTTGTTCCTAAACAAGGGAACTCTTTCAAACCTCCTGAACTTACTTCTTCAAATGCTGATCCAGTTAGACCAGGGACTGATGCAGCTTTATCAACTGAAAAAGTTCCCACTCCAAGCCAGGTTTTCCTACCAACTAAATACACAAGTAGACGTAAGATGAATCTACAGAAGGCATTGATCCACAGAGTATCCAACTTTTTTGAGGATTTGGGTAATAAGCGACCTGGTAAACATACTTCTCAAGATGGCACACTCGATATCAAG GAAAAGCTTTGTCGTTGCCTGTCATCTCCAATGTTACGTAGATGGTGTGCTTTTGAATGGTTCTACAATGCAATTGATTACCCTTGGTTTGCTAAAAAGGAGTTTGTAGAGTACCTAAATCACGTTCGATTGGGCCATGTTCCAAGGTTAACTCGAGCTGAGTGGGGTGTAATAAGGAG CTCACTTGGCAAACCTCGAAGGTTATCACAACAATTCTTACGTGAAGAGAAGGAGAAACTTGAGCAGTACCGAGAATCCGTTAGAACACATTACACCGAATTGCGTAATGGCACAAGGGATGGACTACCAACAGATTTGGCCCGACCTCTGTCAGTTGGACAACGTGTTATTGCATGTCATCCCAGGACAAGAGAATTTCATGATGGAAGTGTATTAACAGTCGATCGTAATAGGTGTCGGGTTCAGTTTGATCGGCATGAGTTAGGAGTTGAGTTTGTTATG GATATTGACTGCATGCCTCTAAATGCACTTGAAAATATGCCTGAGGCACTTAGAAGGCAGAATATTGCTGCTGGTAGATTGTCTGAGAACTTAAATGATCCTAAGTTGAATAATCAATCCAAAGATAAGACAACTGGAGGTTACAAGAGCATTGCCCCTTGTGCGAAGCTGGAGACAACAGACGTTTCATCCCAAATATCGTCACCAATTTATCCTACGAACACTTTGATAAAGAAAGCAGAG GGAGATACTGTCAGTGACATTGCTGAAGCTAAAGCTGCAGCGAATGAAATGAAGGCTGCATATACTCAACCGTGTTCTCTGGCTCAGTTACAAGCAAGGGAAGCGGATACCCGAGCTCTTTCAGAGTTGAGTCGGGCTCTGGAGAAAAAG GAAGCATTGGTGTCGGAGCTTAGTCGTATGAATGACGAAGTACAGGAAAATCAAATATATGGAGAGAACTCTCTGAAGGATTATGATCCTTTTAAAAAACAATATGCCAAGGTACTCATACAGCTCAAGGACGGCAATGATCAG GTTTCCTCTGATCTTATATATTTGAGAAAACGCAACACCTATCAAGGAGACTCCCCACCTTGGCAAACTTCAAAGCCAGGTTCAGGTGTGCCTGTTGGGCCATTCAATTCTATTGATGCCTCAGGTTTTCTCCCTCAAGAAGCAGCATCGCACGTGGTTGGAATTCTGGAAAGCTCGAGAGTGAAAGCGCAGACGATGGTAGACGTAGCGGTGCAG GAACTATTATCTTGTAAAGACGGAGAAGATGCTTTTGGAAGCATTGGGGAGGCTTTAGATTCTGCAAGTACTCATAAGAATGGAACAGAAGTGAGATCCTTCACTTCAACAGATCCGATAAATGGTGGCAGTTTCCATTATCAGGATGCTGCTACAAATTCTCACATATCAAAGCCAGTAACAGCAGTGTATTCAAATGGTATAACGCAGAACAACTCTACATTTGATGCCAATGAAGTACAAATTCCGAAGGACCTTATCTCCTCTTGCCTGGCCACTTTACTCATGGTTCAG ACATGTACGGAGGAGAGACAATATCCACCAGCTGAAGTGGCTCAGATTCTAGACTCCGCCTTTACAAGTTTGCATCCTTGTTGTTCTCAAAATCTTCCGATTTACCAAGATATTCGGTTGTGCATGGGTCTAGTCAAGAACCAAATATTGGCGCTTATACCAACCTAG